From Caulobacter segnis, a single genomic window includes:
- a CDS encoding Dabb family protein yields the protein MPSFDRRVLLSGGLAAGVGAVSTATAAEASGAPTLIHHVFFWLKNAGSRADRDQLIAGLKPLRGIEVIQQLHIGVPASTEKRDVVDNSYDVSELMVFKSVEDQKLYQDHPLHLKFVKDCGHLWAKVVVYDSISA from the coding sequence ATGCCGTCTTTCGATCGTCGCGTCCTGCTGTCGGGCGGCCTCGCGGCCGGCGTCGGCGCCGTTTCGACAGCCACGGCCGCTGAAGCCTCCGGAGCGCCGACCTTGATCCACCACGTCTTTTTCTGGCTGAAGAACGCCGGCTCGAGAGCCGATCGCGATCAGCTGATCGCCGGCCTGAAGCCCCTGCGGGGGATCGAGGTCATCCAGCAGCTGCATATCGGCGTCCCGGCCTCGACCGAGAAACGCGACGTCGTCGACAACAGCTACGACGTCTCGGAACTGATGGTCTTCAAGAGCGTCGAGGACCAGAAGCTCTACCAGGACCATCCGCTGCACCTGAAGTTCGTCAAGGACTGCGGCCACCTTTGGGCGAAGGTGGTGGTCTACGACTCCATCTCGGCCTGA